One Brassica oleracea var. oleracea cultivar TO1000 chromosome C7, BOL, whole genome shotgun sequence genomic window carries:
- the LOC106301163 gene encoding probable esterase KAI2 isoform X2 produces the protein MVVNQKISSLSAAMNAKIIGSGERSMVLAHGFGGDQSVWDKIIPVLSQSFKVLVFDWLFSGAIKDQTLYDPSKYNSLDPFSDDLIALMEELKFGPVVFVGHSMSGMIGCAASIKRPDLFTNLIPIAASPSEDYRGGFESKDIDTIITSISSNYEAWAVAFTSVVVDSRDSLSVQRFEKCLKKMKPETALALAKIVFGSDERKLLDQVSVPCHVIQPRNDVVVPVSVAYFLQEKIKGESTVDIIEDAMGHFPQMTSHIELLGVMKRLLQL, from the exons ATGGTGGTTAACCAGAAGATATCCAGTCTCTCAGCCGCTATGAACGCCAAGATCATCGGTTCTGGTGAGAGGTCAATGGTATTGGCGCACGGGTTTGGAGGCGACCAGTCGGTTTGGGACAAGATAATACCGGTTCTGTCCCAATCTTTTAAGGTTTTAGTCTTTGACTGGCTTTTCTCTGGAGCCATCAAAGACCAAACTCTATACGATCCTTCAAAGTATAATTCCCTCGACCCCTTCTCTGACGATCTTATTGCTCTTATGGAGGAGTTGAAGTTTGGCCCCGTTGTGTTCGTAGGCCATTCCATGTCGGGCATGATCGGTTGTGCTGCTTCTATTAAAAGGCCCGATTTGTTTACAAATCTTATCCCTATTGCTGCTTCACCCAG TGAGGATTACAGAGGAGGGTTTGAATCAAAAGACATTGACACGATCATCACCAGCATTAGCTCCAACTACGAGGCTTGGGCGGTTGCTTTCACCTCCGTAGTGGTTGACTCAAGAGACTCTTTGTCCGTCCAGAGGTTCGAGAAATGCCTTAAAAAGATGAAGCCCGAGACGGCTCTTGCTTTAGCTAAGATTGTATTTGGCAGTGACGAGAGAAAGCTCTTGGACCAAGTGTCAGTGCCTTGCCACGTCATACAACCAAGAAACGACGTCGTTGTACCTGTCTCCGTCGCTTACTTCTTGCAGGAGAAGATCAAAGGGGAATCGACGGTGGACATTATTGAGGACGCGATGGGTCACTTTCCACAAATGACGTCACATATTGAGCTGCTTGGCGTCATGAAGCGCCTCCTCCAGCTTTGA
- the LOC106301163 gene encoding probable esterase KAI2 isoform X1: MVVNQKISSLSAAMNAKIIGSGERSMVLAHGFGGDQSVWDKIIPVLSQSFKVLVFDWLFSGAIKDQTLYDPSKYNSLDPFSDDLIALMEELKFGPVVFVGHSMSGMIGCAASIKRPDLFTNLIPIAASPRYINSEDYRGGFESKDIDTIITSISSNYEAWAVAFTSVVVDSRDSLSVQRFEKCLKKMKPETALALAKIVFGSDERKLLDQVSVPCHVIQPRNDVVVPVSVAYFLQEKIKGESTVDIIEDAMGHFPQMTSHIELLGVMKRLLQL, from the exons ATGGTGGTTAACCAGAAGATATCCAGTCTCTCAGCCGCTATGAACGCCAAGATCATCGGTTCTGGTGAGAGGTCAATGGTATTGGCGCACGGGTTTGGAGGCGACCAGTCGGTTTGGGACAAGATAATACCGGTTCTGTCCCAATCTTTTAAGGTTTTAGTCTTTGACTGGCTTTTCTCTGGAGCCATCAAAGACCAAACTCTATACGATCCTTCAAAGTATAATTCCCTCGACCCCTTCTCTGACGATCTTATTGCTCTTATGGAGGAGTTGAAGTTTGGCCCCGTTGTGTTCGTAGGCCATTCCATGTCGGGCATGATCGGTTGTGCTGCTTCTATTAAAAGGCCCGATTTGTTTACAAATCTTATCCCTATTGCTGCTTCACCCAG GTATATAAACAGTGAGGATTACAGAGGAGGGTTTGAATCAAAAGACATTGACACGATCATCACCAGCATTAGCTCCAACTACGAGGCTTGGGCGGTTGCTTTCACCTCCGTAGTGGTTGACTCAAGAGACTCTTTGTCCGTCCAGAGGTTCGAGAAATGCCTTAAAAAGATGAAGCCCGAGACGGCTCTTGCTTTAGCTAAGATTGTATTTGGCAGTGACGAGAGAAAGCTCTTGGACCAAGTGTCAGTGCCTTGCCACGTCATACAACCAAGAAACGACGTCGTTGTACCTGTCTCCGTCGCTTACTTCTTGCAGGAGAAGATCAAAGGGGAATCGACGGTGGACATTATTGAGGACGCGATGGGTCACTTTCCACAAATGACGTCACATATTGAGCTGCTTGGCGTCATGAAGCGCCTCCTCCAGCTTTGA
- the LOC106301597 gene encoding syntaxin-32-like yields MQARRGQSSYRDRTEEFFGIVETLRRSTAPDAANNVPYGGGGGGRRDDPRSAVANQSEFKKRAAVIGLAINQTSQKLSKLAQLAKRSSVFDDPTREIQELTAVIKQEISSLNSALIDLQAVRNSHNDERTISRDTTTHSATVVDDLKNRLMDTTKEFKDVLTLRTENMKIHEIRRQRFTSNPSKESTNPFVRQRPLASKPAATQPAPLPWASSSSSSSSSSQLVPRRQGEAESSPLLQQSQQQQQQQMVPLQDTYMESRAEALHNVESTIHELSNIFTQLATMVSQQGEIAIRIDQNMEDTLANVEGAQSQLARYLNSISSNRWLMIKIFFVLIAFLMVFLFFVA; encoded by the exons ATGCAAGCAAGGCGTGGCCAATCGTCGTATCGAGATCGGACGGAAGAGTTCTTCGGCATCGTCGAAACTCTGAGGAGATCAACTGCTCCGGATGCGGCGAATAATGTGCCGTATGGCGGTGGTGGTGGGGGAAGGAGAGATGATCCGAGATCCGCCGTGGCAAATCAATCGGAGTTCAAAAAGAGAGCTGCTGTCATCGGTTTAGCTATCAATCAGACGTCGCAGAAGCTATCGAAGCTTGCTCAAC TGGCAAAGAGATCATCAGTTTTTGATGATCCCACACGGGAGATACAAGAGCTGACGGCGGTAATCAAACAAGAGATCTCTTCTCTGAATTCCGCTCTGATAGACCTTCAAGCTGTACGCAACTCCCATAATGATGAACGCACCATCTCTAGAGACACAACTACTCACTCGGCAACTGTTGTTGACGATCTTAAGAATCGCTTGATGGACACTACCAAAGAGTTTAAGGATGTTCTTACTTTGAGAACCGAG AACATGAAGATCCATGAAATTCGAAGGCAAAGGTTCACGTCTAACCCTTCAAAAGAATCAACAAACCCGTTTGTTCGCCAGCGCCCTTTGGCTTCTAAGCCTGCTGCTACTCAACCTGCTCCACTTCCATGGGCAAGTAGCTCTTCTTCATCTTCTTCATCGTCTCAGTTAGTCCCAAG GAGACAGGGAGAGGCCGAATCTTCTCCATTGTTGCAGCAGAGTCAACAACAACAACAACAACAGATGGTCCCGTTGCAAGACACTTATATGGAGAGCCGCGCAGAAGCTCTACACAACGTAGAATCAACAATCCATGAGCTAAGCAATATCTTCACACAACTAGCTACCATGGTTTCTCAGCAAGGGGAGATCGCTATCAG GATCGATCAGAACATGGAAGATACATTGGCGAATGTGGAAGGCGCACAGAGCCAACTGGCCAGGTATCTCAACAGTATATCATCAAACCGATGGCTCATGATTAAGATTTTCTTCGTACTGATTGCATTTCTCATGGTTTTCCTCTTCTTCGTGGCCTAA
- the LOC106306860 gene encoding SNF2 domain-containing protein CLASSY 4, with protein MDMTTCVGRRTRSRTESYLNSLLNKSKGISVGNQSRSRIERRKKRDSLRDSVSPAKPKPKPKRRREKKRKDDDDVEFVETIYPKGKQDDDNVGSSPVIAPSLESKSPVVDVNSIDEEKTPDDDDCSVDCDMDVDDGDLRGEEKVSEADEVVSLSSSSEEEGSVEEVCGEDDYSDEEEEDVESDSSDYMEESSDSTYTGSSDSGFDCSDDDDEVGGDARNTAKVKNKSPSERVYKREKPKNYYKKNDLDVFRLLAKSVWDRTKIFDQEICSGEDEDTAEFDTREDPIVRDSSGEYPIVRERKRRRYHREKKKKHLNVTDQQGDSFCEEGGKPWLSTHVNLRFGCEEEPEPIEKTEEEKEIDRLWEDMALALSLEGVRSSAHSRSGDVSCSNGKHDFVLDEEVGLKCRYCSYVSVEIRDVSPTMDKYRANINDKKTCSDKKGNPLLDSLDFEASDRSRDMESLKNTQGTVWEYIPGIKNTLYPHQQEGFEFMWNNLAGTTKLDELKSSVGKESGGCIISHSPGTGKTRLTIVFLQSYLEQFPESHPVVIAPASLMLTWEEEFKKWNSNIPFYNMSSQDFSGQENQSAVSLLKGNRHLRRNKDSVRMVKLYSWRNKKSILGISYNLYEKLAGNRCAGEVQEFRKMLLELPGLLVLDEGHTPRNHNSCIWKVLTEVKTEKRIILSGTPFQNNFKELSNVLCLTRPAYADKISSRLQDLTRLSQEGKNGRFDEEVGISELKDMIAPFVHVHKGNILRESLPGLRDCVVMLNPPFQQEKILKRIDHSQNTFELEHKLSAVSVHPSLYMCCKQTNKEQLTIGPVALKVLESLRLDSKEGAKTRFLIDFIRFSQTVNEKVLVFSQYIDTLELIRDQLNAVFGWTEGEEILYMHGQLKQTIRQHLINNFNRPDSKSKVLLASTGACSEGIHLVGASRVVLLDVVWNPSVERQAISRAYRIGQKRVVYTYHLMVKGTTEWGKYCKQTKKHRISEMVFSPTNEKDRLIENEVVSEDKILDEMVRHEKLKDMFGKVLYRKKESDMFTDIL; from the exons ATGGATATGACTACTTGCGTCGGCAGAAGAACTCGTTCGAGGACGGAATCGTACTTGAACTCACTTCTGAACAAATCAAAGGGGATCTCTGTGGGGAATCAATCTAGGAGTAGGATCGAGAGGCGGAAGAAGAGAGATTCCTTGCGTGATTCTGTTTCTCCGGCGAAACCGAAACCGAAACCGAAACGGCGACGTGAAAAGAAGAGGAAAGATGACGATGATGTCGAGTTCGTGGAGACTATCTACCCGAAAGGTAAGCAGGATGATGATAATGTAGGCTCATCACCAGTGATTGCTCCTAGTTTAGAATCGAAATCGCCTGTGGTTGATGTGAATTCGATTGATGAGGAGAAAACTCCCGATGATGATGATTGCAGTGTCGATTGTGATATGGATGTGGATGATGGTGATTTGAGGGGTGAAGAGAAGGTTTCAGAAGCTGACGAGGTTGTGAGTCTTAGCTCTAGCTCTGAAGAAGAAGGCTCTGTAGAAGAAGTGTGTGGTGAAGATGACTATAGTGATGAAGAAGAAGAAGATGTTGAGTCTGACTCGTCTGATTACATGGAGGAAAGCTCAGATTCTACTTATACAGGGAGCTCTGATAGTGGTTTTGATTGTTCTGACGATGATGATGAGGTTGGTGGTGATGCCAGAAACACTGCTAAAGTGAAGAACAAGAGCCCAAGTGAAAGAGTATATAAGAGGGAGAAACCGAAGAATTATTATAAGAAGAATGATTTGGATGTATTTAGGCTGCTAGCAAAATCTGTTTGGGACAGAACAAAGATTTTCGACCAAGAAATCTGCTCCGGGGAAGATGAAGACACAGCAGAGTTTGATACTAGGGAAGATCCTATAGTTAGAGACAGCTCTGGTGAATATCCTATAGTTAGAGAGAGGAAACGAAGGAGATACCATAGGGAGAAAAAGAAGAAGCACTTGAATGTGACTGATCAGCAAGGAGACTCATTTTGTGAGGAAGGTGGTAAACCGTGGCTTTCGACTCATGTAAACCTTAGATTTGGTTGTGAGGAGGAGCCTGAGCCAATAGAGAAAACAGAAGAGGAGAAAGAGATAGACAGGTTGTGGGAAGATATGGCCTTAGCTTTATCATTGGAAGGTGTACGCTCTTCTGCTCATTCTAGA AGTGGAGATGTGTCATGTAGCAATGGGAAGCATGACTTCGTACTTGATGAAGAAGTTGGTCTAAAATGCCGCTACTGTTCTTATGTCTCCGTCGAGATCAGAGATGTCTCGCCTACTATG GACAAGTATCGAGCTAATATTAATGACAAGAAGACATGCAGTGACAAAAAGGGTAACCCTTTACTTGACAGTCTTGATTTTGAAGCTTCAGACCGCAGCAGAGATATGGAGTCTTTGAAAAATACACAAGGAACAGTCTGGGAATACATACCGGGCATAAAGAATACTCTGTACCCACACCAACAAGAAGGCTTTGAATTTATGTGGAATAACTTAGCTGGGACAACAAAACTTGACGAGTTGAAGAGCTCAGTGGGAAAAGAAAGTGGCGGATGCATTATCTCTCACTCGCCTGGAACTGGTAAGACGCGTTTGACCATCGTGTTTCTTCAGTCATACCTAGAACAGTTTCCAGAGAGCCATCCTGTCGTGATAGCTCCTGCAAGCTTAATGCTTACTTGGGAAGAAGAGTTCAAAAAATGGAACTCAAACATTCCGTTTTACAACATGAGTAGTCAAGATTTCTCAGGGCAAGAGAACCAATCAGCTGTCTCACTTCTAAAGGGAAACAGACACCTTAGGAGAAACAAGGATTCTGTCCGTATGGTTAAGCTATATTCCTGGAGGAACAAGAAAAGCATTCTTGGAATCAGCTACAATCTGTATGAGAAGCTCGCCGGGAACAGGTGCGCCGGAGAAGTACAAGAGTTTAGAAAGATGTTGCTAGAGTTGCCCGGGCTGCTGGTCCTTGATGAAGGCCACACACCGAGGAACCATAACAGTTGCATTTGGAAAGTGCTCACTGAAGTCAAGACGGAGAAACGTATCATTCTTTCGGGGACACCGTTCCAGAATAACTTCAAGGAGCTTTCTAACGTCTTGTGCCTGACAAGACCAGCTTATGCAGATAAGATCTCTTCGAGGCTCCAAGATCTCACGAGGTTGAGCCAAGAAGGCAAAAACGGGAGGTTCGATGAAGAGGTTGGGATCTCGGAGTTAAAGGATATGATTGCTCCTTTTGTTCATGTCCACAAAGGAAACATCCTGAGAGAAAGCCTTCCTGGTCTAAGAGACTGTGTTGTGATGTTGAACCCTCCTTTTCAACAGGAGAAAATCTTGAAGAGAATTGACCATTCTCAAAACACGTTTGAGCTTGAGCACAAGCTTTCAGCTGTTTCTGTACACCCATCTCTGTATATGTGCTGCAAGCAGACGAACAAGGAGCAGTTAACAATTGGGCCAGTAGCATTGAAAGTCCTGGAGAGCCTTAGGCTTGACTCAAAGGAAGGTGCGAAGACTAGGTTCCTGATCGACTTCATCCGCTTCAGTCAAACAGTGAACGAGAAAGTCTTGGTGTTTAGCCAATACATTGACACTCTAGAGCTGATCAGAGACCAGCTGAATGCAGTATTTGGCTGGACAGAAGGTGAAGAGATTCTCTACATGCATGGTCAACTTAAACAAACTATAAGACAGCATCTGATCAACAACTTCAACAGACCAGACAGTAAATCTAAAGTGCTACTGGCATCAACAGGAGCGTGTTCGGAGGGTATTCATCTCGTCGGCGCTTCGAGAGTTGTCCTCCTAGACGTCGTTTGGAACCCTTCTGTTGAGCGGCAAGCCATAAGTCGAGCTTACAGAATCGGTCAAAAGCGGGTGGTGTACACTTACCATCTCATGGTTAAAGGCACAACTGAGTGGGGAAAGTACTGTAAGCAAACCAAGAAGCATCGAATATCCGAAATGGTCTTCTCTCCCACCAACGAGAAGGACAGGCTTATTGAAAACGAAGTTGTGTCTGAAGATAAAATCCTGGACGAGATGGTTCGCCATGAGAAGCTGAAAGACATGTTTGGGAAAGTACTTTATCGCAAAAAGGAATCTGACATGTTTACCGACATCCTCTGA
- the LOC106306861 gene encoding glucan endo-1,3-beta-glucosidase 8 produces the protein MAEQRSRSTKTFFAHQILCLFLVSQVSIASCSNTSVGVNWGTMASHQLPPENVVKMLKDNGFTKLKLFEADQNILNALTGSDIEVMIGIPNRLLKEVAQDPALAASWVEENVTAYSYNGGVNIKYIAVGNEPFLQTYNGTYVEFTLPALVNIQKALEEAGLKNVRVTVPFNADIYFSPESNPVPSAGDFRPELRDVTIEIINFLYTHDSPFTVNIYPFLSLYGNAYFPVDFAFFDGSNNSLRDGDLVYTNVFDANLDTLVCAMERYSFLGMKIIVGEVGWPTDGDKNANAKSAKRFNQGMVKHAMSGNGTPARKGVIMDVYLFSLVDEDAKSIAPGTFERHWGIFEFDGRPKYELDLSGKGDDKTLVPVQDVKYLPKTWCVLDTNAFNQDDLADNVDYACSLSDCTALGFGSSCNHLTNVGNASYAFNMYYQMHDQKTWDCDFLGLGLITDEDPSDEFCEFPVMIDTGNSPRSQPPSSRVLAMVLVILVLPLL, from the coding sequence ATGGCAGAACAGAGATCAAGATCAACAAAAACCTTCTTCGCTCATCAGATTCTATGTCTCTTTCTTGTCTCACAAGTCTCCATCGCCTCTTGTAGCAATACGAGTGTAGGAGTGAACTGGGGAACAATGGCGAGTCACCAGCTTCCACCTGAAAACGTGGTGAAGATGCTAAAGGACAATGGGTTTACTAAGCTAAAACTGTTCGAAGCCGACCAAAACATCTTAAACGCTCTAACTGGTTCAGACATCGAAGTCATGATCGGAATACCAAACCGGTTGCTTAAAGAAGTCGCTCAAGATCCAGCGTTAGCAGCTTCATGGGTAGAAGAGAACGTCACCGCTTATTCTTACAACGGTGGAGTCAACATCAAGTACATAGCTGTCGGAAACGAGCCTTTCCTTCAGACATATAACGGAACATACGTTGAGTTCACTTTACCAGCTCTCGTCAACATACAAAAAGCACTAGAGGAAGCTGGTCTGAAAAACGTGAGAGTCACGGTTCCTTTCAACGCAGACATATACTTTTCGCCGGAATCAAACCCTGTTCCATCAGCTGGAGACTTTAGGCCTGAGCTCAGAGATGTAACGATTGAGATAATCAACTTCTTGTATACACATGATTCTCCTTTCACGGTCAACATCTACCCTTTTCTAAGTCTTTACGGAAACGCTTACTTCCCTGTGGATTTCGCCTTCTTTGATGGGAGTAACAACTCTCTGAGAGATGGAGATCTGGTTTACACCAATGTGTTTGACGCGAATCTCGACACTTTGGTTTGTGCAATGGAAAGATACAGCTTCTTGGGGATGAAGATCATCGTGGGAGAAGTTGGATGGCCTACGGATGGAGACAAGAACGCTAACGCAAAGAGTGCAAAGAGATTCAACCAGGGAATGGTAAAGCATGCTATGTCTGGTAATGGAACTCCGGCGAGGAAAGGAGTGATCATGGATGTTTATCTCTTCAGCCTTGTCGATGAAGACGCAAAGAGTATTGCTCCGGGGACTTTTGAGAGGCATTGGGGCATCTTCGAGTTTGATGGTAGACCCAAATACGAGCTTGATTTGTCTGGTAAAGGTGATGATAAGACTCTGGTTCCTGTACAAGATGTGAAGTATCTTCCTAAAACGTGGTGTGTTCTCGACACTAACGCGTTTAACCAAGATGACTTGGCTGATAACGTAGACTACGCTTGTAGCTTATCTGATTGCACAGCGCTTGGGTTTGGTTCCTCTTGCAACCATCTTACAAACGTGGGCAATGCTTCATATGCTTTTAATATGTATTATCAGATGCATGATCAGAAAACATGGGACTGTGATTTCTTGGGGTTGGGTTTGATCACTGATGAAGATCCCTCTGATGAATTCTGTGAGTTCCCTGTGATGATTGATACAGGAAACTCACCAAGGTCACAGCCTCCATCTTCTAGAGTGTTGGCAATGGTTTTAGTTATTTTGGTTCTTCCCCTTTTGTAA